catatttatttatttattgatgtattattcatttatttatttaatgttgttTGTAGTAGTTGACTGAGGGGGGCACCTACcctgacctcctcttcctctggttctcctacttcacacatttctcttaatacttcacacttttgtccatatgcttcattttttcctcatacttctttttatccatacctcacacttttcctagtatttcacatttcttctagatcatactctacacttcctacctagGGGATCGCGGGtttggcctttataaagtcactctatggctacCCGCCGCGGCACAGGCCagaccaccaccctgtgaggcgtagaggcCCGTGTTCCcttccatcctggggtaacaatcctaaaacaaacaaacctgggaggcGGGACACTGCCGCTGCCTGACACCTGACACCTTCTCACTGTTgagtggatcgcggcgcgggtggaaagagactgcccatccctctccactccgaccggggaaggaactcatgagCACTTTTTATGTCGTCCACGTCTTCAAAACGAGTCCCCTTGAGcttggggaagaggaaaaaatcacACGGAGCCAGGCCGGGTGAGTAGGGAGGTTGTTCAGCACGGCGATGTTCTTCTCGGCCAGGAACTGTGTGATGCTCAGGCATTGTGAGCAGGCGCGTTGTCATGGTGAAGATCGCATTCTTCGATGTGAGGGGCATCGTCCACTGCGAGTTCTTGCCACAGGGACAGACGATCAACCAGCATGTCAACAGAGAGATACTGCGGCGTTTGCTTCGTTCAGTGAGTTGTGGCAGGACAACTCGTGGCTGCTTCACCATGACAACGCGCCTGCTCACAATGCCCTGAGCATCCGACAGTTCCTGGCCGAGAAGAACATCGCCGTGCTGAAGCAACCTCCCTACTCACCCGACCTGGCTCCGTgtgattttttcctcttccccaagCTCAAGGGGGTCATCAAGGGGACCCGTTTTGAAGACGTGGACGACATCAAAAAGGCCGTGACGACGGAGCTGCGGAGGATCCCGGAAGAATCCTTCCAGGAGTGCATGCAGGCGTGgcagagaaggatgggaaagtgCGTTAGACTCCAGGGGATTACTTTGAAGAGGAAAACTTGTAGTTTGTAGTTTGGATTCGAAATAAATCTTTTGCGACACCAGTCCTGGAACTTTTCTGACACACCTCGTATATAACAATATTATGTCACAGAAATCTTAATCATTTCTGGATGAGCACGCATCTCTATGGGAACACCTGTCTGGCTCCCACTGAAATTCCACGTGGGGAGAGAAACCACCTGTCATCTTCCCACTCGCGCAAATATATATATTAGTGGGTAAGGCTTTTTACTCCCACAGTGGTCTACATCTCTCACCTGATCGCTTACTACTTATCCCTGGTAAGTAATGTCTCAAAAGCTGTCATTTACagttcaaaaaaataaaaataacaatgaggAGAGtaatataataattgtataaatagcaatgataatataATAAGAACGATAAttattaaatgaaaaataattataatctagataataataataataataataataataataataataataataataataataatagtaatacaatACAATCTATCTTCAGGACTTcattgctgtttatctctcacctaattctgcttactatgtaaaattctttgactctttgatatccaaagtggagcacatcttgacccactccttTCGTTTAAATTTCCATCTTAGAAGATTTCTATGTTCACTactagctttggctttcatcttttttcactGACCAgtttggtgaacaagccttcaactttgctctccttaacgatctagagcagttggttcagcaccctactcgtattcccgaccgccttggagacacgcccaacattctagacctattcctaacctctaatccttcagcttactctgtcaaactgttctctccgttgggctcctccgatcacaaccttatttctgtattctgtcctatcgctactGAACAGCCTCTGGACCAAATGAAAAGGCGGTGCTCCCAGCATTTTGCTTCAGCCCGGTgcgacgacctgaggatgtacttttccgatttcccgtgcaatggttattgcttccaggagggaGACCCCTCTGTGAGTCCCCAGTGCATCACgggggtgattgtctctggaatgtaggcacacattccacgtactttctcttctccttatgcTGAAAAGCCCtagttcaatcacgcttgttatcgtgctatcatagatagagaggcagctcacaaaaggtacccgAGACTTCGCACttccgctaaccatgatcttcacATTTCCGCAAGAAATCGTGCCAtatctattcttcgactcaccAAAAACACTTTTATCAGAAGAAAATGCcacaaccttgctttttctaattcttccagagacttctggcacctagccaaaattaTATcccccaatttcacttcttcatctttccttcctctccttaatcctgacggcatcGCTGCCGTCAcatatatctctaaggctgaactcttctctcagactgtctgtaaaaactccactcgggacgattctgggcatttttctcctactcatccccatctgactcatttatgcctgttattaagattcttaagaatgatgtcttttatgccctctctggcctcattcCTCAGAAAGCTTATAAGCTTAAtgtagtgcctcctattgtccttaaaaactgtgcttccgtgctgacaccctgcctggtcaaattctttcgtctctgcctatcaacatctacctttccttcctgctggaaatacgccTACATatagcctgtgcttaagaagggtgaccgctccagtccctcaaactaccgtcctatagctttactttcctgtctttctaaagcttttgagacgatccttaaccggaagattcataagcatccaTCCACTTCTATGtggtcgccagtatgggttccgcaaagggggTTCTACTGGTGATCCTCTTGcattcttaactgattcttggtaatcctctcttaaccgtttcggtgaaactttctcatttacgctagacatatcgaaagttttcgatagagtctggcacaacacTTTCTAAACTAGCCTCacacggattctatccctctctctgtaccttcatctccaatttcctttccggccgttttatctctgctgtggtaggcggtcactgttctttccttaaatctatcaacagtggtgtcccacaggactCTGTTCTGTCCCGCACTATCTTTCTGATATTCAACAATAATCTTCTTTCTACAACaatctgtcctatccactcatacgccgacgactctgcTTTGCAGTTTTCAACTTCTtgcaacagaagaccctctcaacaggaattacaagactccagactggaagttgcagagcgcttaacctctgaccttgctattatttccgattgattcagaaggaacctggtgtccttcaacgcctcaaaaactcaatttttccacctatcaactcgacacaatcttccaaacacctgtccACTATTCTTAgacagcactcagctgtcaccctcttctaTACTAAACATaatcggtttatccttaactcaaaatcttaactggaaacttcacatctcttctctcattaaatcagcttcctcgaggttgggcgttctgtatcctctctaccagttcttctccccctcaaagttgctatccatatacaagggccttgtccgccctcgtattgagtatgtatctcacgtgtggggggcctccacacacacagctctcttgggcaGAATAGAGTCCAAGGCTCTTCTTCTCATCAATTCCTCTCCGCTTACTGAAAGTCTCGTACCTCTTGATTTCCTCTGCCatgtttcctctttctatcttttatcgatattttcacgctgactgatcttctggacttgctaattgcatacctcctcccctcccgcggccccggtgcattcgactttctacttaagcttatccctatgctgtccaaattccttatgcaagagttaaccaacatcttcacttttTCGTCCTCAcgttggtaaattctggaacaatcttccttcatcggtgtttcctcctgcctacgacttgtgaactctttcaagaggagagtatcaggacatctctcctcccgaatttgacctcttcCTCGACTACTActctttattattacttttatgtaggagcagtgattagcgggctttttttccccatttttttttgttcttttgcccttgagctgcttcctttgttgtaaaaaaaaaaattatttagtaAAGTCAATAATTAACAATATTAGGAGAGAGCTGCACGCCGATCGACTGCCcggggcgggactcgaacctgaCCCCGTTGagtggtagccaggcacgctgactaCTAGACCACTGATTCCATAAACCGCTTAAATGGCAGAAATGGTATGGAACACATACTTATTAGAAATTTCAAGATCTGGTTTAGTGAAGTCACCCTAAGTACCATCACCCCAACCTTCCCACAGACAAGTCAGACCCTCGTTTACCATCCcacttatttttgtatttgttctGGTTAGCGAAGTTTGCTTAACATTGTTACGTCACCAAAATGGGTACAGCTTTTAGTGAATAAAAACTCCAAAATAAAACACTGTTAAATTAAATACTTAATAATTATATTTACATCACATATACAAACAAGCAAATGAAAAATATATCCCCAGGTATAATAAAGTAATTACCCTTAGGGACACAGGGTGagatgaagaacaaaagaaacaatgaagcAAGCAACAACAGGTAATGTATCCTCCTCGGTATATCATTCCTTGTATTTCACCGCCAAGGTGGTGATGTCGCAGTGTGTAGTAAATCCAGTGAGAGATCACTCTTAATTAACAGCCGGGTGAGACTATAGACTGACCCTCACTGGCGGCCGGGCTCTGATGAAGCCCGGCTTGTTTCGGTCGAAGGTGTTGAGGTGTTGAAGCGTCGTGGTCGACACAGCAGCTGGAATTGAGATGTTGAAGTCTCGAAGTGTCGGAGTCTTAGTGCTGATGGTTGGGGCTCGTCATTATGATGGAGATGGTGGATGTGAAGTGAGACGAGCACCCCGGAACGACCCTTCAAGGCGTATGCTCGAGGGTCGTTACAACATATATATCTAATATGTAATTTTttagcctgacggctgccgtaattgaataaaccgtttattattatcattatttttattttataataataataataataataattataattattattattattattattattattattattattattattattattattattattattattattattattattattacacacacacacacacacacacacacacacacacacacacacgttattatttttctttgtattactGTTTGCAGCAAAAACAACAATGCGCGGACTTGTACTTCTCTTCCTGTGTTGGGCTGTGGCAGATGCGACACTTTACCAAGACTGTGGTAAGTGAAGAATGAcggtgttatgttttttttttgtgtgtgtgtgtgtgtgtgtgtgtgtgtgtgtgtgtgtgtgtgtgtgtgtgtgtgtgtgtgtgtgtgtgtgtgtgtgtgtgtgtgtgtgtgtgtgtgtgtgtgtgggtgtgtgttgaatgtgtgtgtgtgtgtgtgtgtgtgtgtgtgtgtgtgtgtgtgtgtgtatttgagtttttttgtgtgtgtgcgcgtgtgtgttgaatgtgtgtgtgtgtgtgtgtgtgtgtgtgtatgctcgaACTTATGTTTCAAAGGCTGTATCCTTATCGTTCCCTTACTAATTTTTCTTCACCTATTTATTCATGTCCATTGTCCCTACAGGGTCTGTGGCGTCTGATGTGGAGTTCACTGTGGAGGGCTGCGAGGTGCCACCTTGTTTACTGCCTCGTGGAGATGTGGTCGAGGTTAACTTTAAATTTACCGCAAGTAAGTAttgacaaatctctctctctctctctctctctctctctctctctctctctctctctctctctctctctctctctctctctctctctctcaaaagagaTTCATAGTTCGATTCACGGAGGGAGTTAAGACGGATGGacaatctcctttcttttttgtccctgtccacccagcagtgaatgagcaCCGAATGTCAGTCTGGGGCTGtatcttacgtgtgtgtgtgtgtgtgtgtgtgtgtgtgtgtgtgtgtgtgtgtgtgttacagagtCACAGACTCAGTGCAGAGTGCTAACAACCCAGTACAGAGTTTCCGAagttgaagaaaattaatgaatgcatgtttcctttcttatttactaACACTACaccttgtattcattttctttcaaatttacccaACCTAATGTGTCAAAAGTTTTgcggaaaggtaggaggagggagataattttacatagtgactATGTACTATGTATGtttcatgtaaatttgtaaaagtatgtatgtatgtactgtgTGGTAGTACTGTATGTACTATAATGTAATATTGCGTAGGTATGAATGGAAGCAGTCTGcctgacaaggagagagagagagagagactgtgctcCATAGTGCAGCAGCTAGCAGGTTAAGCTTACAACCAAGAGATCGCTGGTTTGATTCCAGGTTGAACCAAAGACGGATGAGCAGCCTCCTTATATGCCAGTATAGCCCTATCCACCCAGTCATGAACGGGTTCCATGTATCAGTCgggtttttgtttctttctgtgaTGTATTTAGGGATGGATTCAAATCCTAAAGCATTCATACCCGGAAAACACGATCTCGTAGCATATGCCTGGAAAATTGGATTAGGTTATTTTAGTTTATATGCACATCCAGGCACCAAGTACCCTAATATGTTGCCATCTACCCACAAGGCAGAGACACGAGCACACTAACCATCGGAGCTTGGGCCACCATCGGAGGAATCCAATTCCCATGGGAAGGTATTGATACGGATGGATGCCACTTCACAACGTGTCCCATTACCGGTGGCTCCGTTGTTGACTGGACCATGCCCGTAGAAATTCTCACCGAGTACCCCGCGGTGAGTATCTACAAAAACAGTAGTATTAACCCCGATATATTGAGCCGTAcggggaaaatatgaaaagggatAATAATTCATGATAGTAGAGGATAGTGCTTCTTAAGACGAAGACGAAATCAATTTGTTATATCATACCCAAGTATGATGAGAATGTTGCCTCTATTACAGCAGCAACAAACAGGCCAGACGGAAACAAGGAAAAACTaacgttttatatatataaatatatatatatatatatatatatatatatatatatatatatatatatatatatatatatatatatatatatatatatatatatatatatatatatatatatataaggtttcTTCTTTTcaaaatcttcttcttcttcttcttcttctttatattattataattttattattatttttgtataacgattactattattatcgtcaccttaccattatcattattgttatctatttttatcattagtagtagaagctagtagtagttgtagtagtagtagtagtagtagtagtataaattgTAGTAGtattatagtctgtttcattatatctgtccactcgcgaatgtaaatgtggcacctgcgcattgtgagttcgtaattgcgtgaagatcaactttatattttcagtgatacatTTGAATCACTCAACCCATTATCTTGTTCAATTGGCACAATTTTTTGGTGCTTTCTCTACAAAGCTGCCTACTTCtaactcttgagtaaaagctggAGGCCTGGAGCCCTGTAAACAGCAGGCATAAtataaataatagcaaaaaaaaaaaagtaaatcaatacttttttcagtttgccagttataacatttttttttgttcaaagAAAGCGTAAGGCAAATCTTAGGACACACCAAGATTATTCTCTGCACAGGAGTGAAAACTAGGCTAGGGGTAAAATTATTTACAAATCCTAAGTATTCAAATGTCTGTCGCCATGTGACTCACATGACGAAAGCGTCACCGATATATAAACGCTCATAACTTCGAAACTTCAACAACAACTGAAGAATCATTACATTCCCCACGATCAGGAAGCATTATTGTTTCAGAAAAGTAAATATGAGACCATGTTACGTACCTGAAAACTCATCCGTGATtgagagaagtaggagagaaactAGCAGCTGCACACAAATGTAGCGGGCAACAGCTGACTGAGCATGGCGGCTCCCTGACTCGACCAGTCAGCTTCCAGTTGCTATTCTCCGAGAGAAACGATCGAGACGAATTCATCAGGTCTGACACAGAGGGTCCCAGATTTACTCTGGCCCTTTGAAAGGCTAGGAAAACATGTATGACGAATTCGTCATGTTGGTTAATATAGCCTAGGTTTAagaagtggctctcccgtcttgcTGGTTACGGATTCGATCCACAACGCCGGCAAAACGTTTTCTTATCTGGAgtagtttctcgtgtgtttcgtttcACGCTGTGGTCAGGTGGGAGCATAGTAAAAAGTAAATTCAGGGCGTTACACTGGTGGCATatcggtgggcatcctctcctgtgattaTGTTGTGTCTCCCCGAAGGGGGTAACGGACAGAATGATGACCCATGCTCTCTGAAAtttatagaaaatgggaaatttcaaacagaaattaatcaagataTAGATGGAGAGccgtgtagtgcagctgacttgcctgatgggcgagcttCCCATACctgcgaggggggtacctctttggccgactgattAAACAGTGGCTCTCCCGTCCCGCTGGTCGCGGGCTCGATCCCctgcgccggcaaaacctttccttgtctggattaatttctcgtgtgtttcgttacacctctctcgtgtgtttcgttataactgttgtgatagacattcaagcttatttttcaataatatatttcatgtttatgtatacaaaaaacaactcagtcatttgcatcgataacTTAACATACAAGCATActaaaagacaagcttgtatcagataacatagtcacatcatactCGAatgatcgattttttttttttaaattcattgATTGACAATtaatttcaggtatattaaaagacacctGGCTCTACAAGTGCAAATGAGGGTATCTTGATGATTTACTGCACGTAAATAAAGGTTAATAATGGAAATAACACGAAATAATAAATATTAACTGTTGAATGTTAAaataggctatttcgaatattaggctaccaaTGTTATTatcatgcaacacatcaaaattcctaaTGTATAGACACTTCCAGACCCAGATGTCACTTTAAGTACTTGAATGAGATGAAGTATGGATATGTGAAAGGCTATAAATCCTTCGactatgatcagactatactttTTGATATATaaattgttctttcgtgtgcttgtatatTAGATTATTAttgatgcaaatcggcatgtttgcggttcatataggAGGTCATGAGGGttttgtgtataataataataataataataataataataataataataataataataataataaaaataataataataatattcttcttcttcttcttcttcttcttcttctgcttcataataataataataataataataataataataataataataataaccatattgatataaataataacaataataatgataattataataatacaactatttgttctactactacctctaatttctctactactactactactactactactactactatttctactactatttgcactactactactactactactactactactactactgctgctgctgctgctgctactactactactactactactactactactactactactactattactactactactactacttctaccactac
The window above is part of the Eriocheir sinensis breed Jianghai 21 chromosome 52, ASM2467909v1, whole genome shotgun sequence genome. Proteins encoded here:
- the LOC126982862 gene encoding mite group 2 allergen Lep d 2-like; the protein is MRGLVLLFLCWAVADATLYQDCGSVASDVEFTVEGCEVPPCLLPRGDVVEVNFKFTASRDTSTLTIGAWATIGGIQFPWEGIDTDGCHFTTCPITGGSVVDWTMPVEILTEYPAISVVVTFKLTDDAGDPQTCAMLPATIV